One window of the Vannielia litorea genome contains the following:
- a CDS encoding sulfate permease: MKPALRRVLPVFDWGRTYNRDALSNDLIAAVIVTIMLIPQSLAYALLAGLPPEAGIYASIVPIILYAIFGTSRALAVGPVAVVSLMTAAAVGQVAEQGTMGYAAAALTLALLSGGMLLLLGVFKLGFLANFLSHPVIAGFITASGILIATSQVKHVLGVPGGGHNLPEMLGNLAAQLGQINLITLVVGVSATAFLFWVRKGLKPLLLNAGLKPRLADIATKAGPVAAVVATTLVTWAFNLSDHGVEIVGSVPQALPPLTMPDLSIDQLTALFVPALLISIIGFVESISVAQTLAAKKRQRIDPDQELIGLGAANIGAAFTGGYPVTGGFARSVVNFDAGAETPAAGAYTALGLAIAAIALTPLVYFLPKATLAATIIVAVLSLVDFTILKNSWTYNRADFAAVLVTIMLTLGFGVESGVTAGVVISVGLFLYRTSKPHIAEVGLVPGTQHFRNVLRHMVETSPTLLTIRIDESLYFANARYLEDYVLDRVVKNPELRDVVLMCSAVNEIDLSALESLEALNNRLADLNVRLHMSEVKGPVTDRLGRTHFFEALSGELFLAQYDAYQALAGNRPA; encoded by the coding sequence GTGAAGCCCGCACTTCGCCGCGTTCTGCCTGTGTTCGACTGGGGCCGCACATACAACCGTGATGCCCTCTCGAACGACCTGATCGCGGCGGTGATCGTGACGATCATGCTGATCCCGCAGTCGCTGGCCTACGCGTTGCTTGCGGGCCTGCCGCCCGAGGCCGGGATCTACGCCTCCATCGTGCCGATCATCCTCTACGCCATCTTTGGCACCTCCCGCGCGCTGGCGGTGGGGCCGGTTGCCGTGGTCTCGCTTATGACCGCCGCAGCCGTAGGGCAGGTGGCCGAGCAAGGCACCATGGGCTACGCCGCAGCCGCGCTCACGCTGGCGTTGCTCTCAGGAGGCATGCTGCTTCTGCTCGGGGTGTTCAAGCTGGGCTTTCTCGCCAACTTCCTCTCGCACCCTGTCATCGCGGGTTTCATCACCGCCTCCGGCATCCTGATCGCGACCTCGCAGGTCAAGCATGTGCTCGGTGTGCCGGGCGGCGGCCACAACCTGCCGGAAATGCTGGGTAACCTCGCCGCGCAACTCGGACAGATCAACCTGATCACCCTCGTCGTTGGCGTTTCGGCCACGGCCTTCCTTTTCTGGGTCCGCAAGGGGCTGAAGCCGCTCCTGCTCAACGCGGGCCTCAAACCACGGCTCGCGGACATCGCCACCAAGGCCGGCCCCGTGGCCGCCGTGGTCGCCACCACCCTGGTCACTTGGGCCTTCAATCTGTCTGATCATGGCGTGGAGATCGTCGGCTCGGTGCCGCAGGCCCTGCCACCGCTCACCATGCCCGATCTCTCGATCGACCAGCTGACCGCGCTCTTCGTCCCTGCGCTGCTGATCTCGATCATCGGCTTCGTCGAATCCATCTCGGTCGCCCAGACCCTCGCCGCGAAAAAGCGCCAGCGGATCGACCCCGATCAGGAGCTTATCGGCCTCGGGGCGGCCAACATCGGCGCGGCCTTCACCGGCGGCTATCCGGTCACCGGCGGCTTTGCCCGCTCGGTTGTCAACTTCGACGCGGGCGCCGAAACCCCGGCAGCCGGGGCCTACACCGCCCTTGGCCTCGCCATCGCCGCCATCGCGCTCACCCCGCTGGTCTACTTCCTGCCCAAGGCCACACTGGCCGCAACCATCATCGTGGCGGTGCTCTCTTTGGTGGATTTCACAATCCTCAAGAACAGCTGGACGTACAATCGCGCCGATTTTGCCGCTGTGCTCGTGACCATCATGCTTACCCTCGGCTTCGGCGTCGAAAGCGGGGTGACGGCGGGCGTGGTCATTTCCGTCGGCCTTTTCCTCTACCGCACATCCAAACCCCACATCGCCGAGGTCGGGCTGGTGCCGGGCACCCAGCACTTCCGCAACGTGCTGCGCCACATGGTCGAAACCTCGCCAACCCTCCTGACCATCCGCATCGACGAGAGCCTCTATTTCGCCAACGCGCGCTACCTAGAGGATTACGTACTCGACCGCGTTGTGAAGAACCCCGAGCTGCGTGACGTGGTGCTCATGTGCTCGGCCGTGAATGAAATCGACCTTTCCGCGCTGGAATCGCTCGAGGCGCTCAACAACCGGCTGGCCGACCTGAACGTGCGGCTCCACATGTCGGAGGTCAAAGGACCGGTGACCGACCGTCTTGGCCGCACTCACTTCTTCGAGGCGCTCTCGGGCGAGTTGTTTCTGGCGCAGTACGATGCCTATCAGGCGCTCGCTGGTAACAGGCCAGCCTGA
- a CDS encoding FIST N-terminal domain-containing protein yields MTPETDATRPPDPQELGPQMAEVFASDPDVIGVLAEELGPGPFALVCLFASPECQFDELMKAAAKRFGSAQVMGCTTAGEIGRAGYAEGRVVAVAFPAAAFSATALLISELDGQDAQAFGDQLARERLTLAEQNPDRPNAFAFLLVDGLSLKEDILAASLSPALGGIPLFGGSAGDGVDFARTRVGLNGVVAQDAAVLALVRTTLPARVFSLDHLQPTDDRMVVTEADPKARIVKSINAEPAAREYARIVGKDPNQLDTFTFAAHPVVVRIGAEHHVRAIQRVTEEGDLQFFSAIDEGMVLTVANKQDIVAHLDAELTALAEPVAPLSILGCDCVLRRIEAEQAQSVRALSDTLVRHKVVGFNTYGEQIGPLHVNQTITGVAFYPPREVS; encoded by the coding sequence TTGACCCCCGAAACCGACGCCACGAGGCCGCCCGACCCTCAGGAGCTCGGCCCGCAAATGGCCGAGGTTTTTGCATCCGATCCTGATGTGATCGGCGTCCTCGCCGAAGAGCTGGGGCCGGGCCCCTTTGCCCTCGTTTGCCTCTTTGCCAGCCCGGAATGCCAGTTCGATGAGCTGATGAAGGCCGCTGCCAAACGGTTTGGTTCGGCCCAAGTCATGGGGTGCACCACAGCCGGAGAAATCGGGCGCGCTGGCTATGCAGAGGGCCGTGTCGTAGCCGTGGCCTTCCCCGCGGCGGCTTTCTCCGCCACGGCATTGCTCATCAGCGAGTTGGATGGACAGGATGCTCAGGCCTTCGGCGACCAACTCGCGAGGGAGCGGCTGACCTTGGCCGAGCAAAACCCTGACCGGCCAAACGCTTTTGCTTTCCTGCTGGTCGATGGCCTCTCTCTCAAGGAAGATATCCTCGCCGCCTCCCTCTCGCCCGCGCTGGGCGGCATTCCTCTCTTTGGCGGCTCCGCCGGCGACGGTGTAGATTTCGCCCGCACTCGGGTCGGTCTGAACGGGGTCGTGGCGCAAGATGCCGCCGTTCTGGCCCTTGTCCGCACCACCCTCCCGGCGCGCGTGTTCTCTCTCGACCACCTGCAACCCACCGATGACCGAATGGTCGTGACCGAGGCCGACCCTAAGGCGCGGATCGTGAAGTCGATCAATGCAGAGCCCGCGGCCCGCGAATACGCCCGGATCGTCGGCAAGGATCCCAATCAGCTCGATACCTTCACCTTCGCCGCCCATCCGGTGGTTGTCCGGATCGGAGCCGAGCACCATGTGCGGGCAATCCAACGGGTGACTGAGGAGGGTGACCTCCAGTTCTTCTCCGCCATCGACGAAGGCATGGTTCTGACAGTCGCCAACAAGCAGGATATCGTCGCCCACCTCGACGCCGAGCTTACGGCTTTGGCCGAGCCGGTCGCGCCGCTTTCGATCCTTGGCTGCGATTGCGTGCTGCGGCGGATCGAGGCCGAGCAGGCCCAATCTGTCCGCGCGCTGTCCGACACGCTGGTGCGCCACAAGGTCGTGGGCTTCAACACCTACGGCGAGCAGATCGGCCCTTTGCACGTGAACCAGACCATTACGGGCGTCGCCTTCTACCCGCCGCGTGAGGTGAGCTAG
- a CDS encoding PAS-domain containing protein — protein MMLINPEDSLERQNEKLLQIVQSLMRRVEQKSEESGVAYAQFERAALLEGQVRDRTMQLERALDLLQDSNARLARANSSAEAARSNLADAIETVAEGFALFDASESLVLANSRFCKALTDIKPRLVEGLAFADYVQLVANSRDLSLPEGESPKDWAARRMRRHGDAHSVFNVSLNRDRWLQVSEHRTASGGTVILQTDVTSIFRAERREREKLQHGHVQMLQATLDHLTQGVAIFDAQARLAGWNDRLGELFDITLPERTLGSSFAELARQIAETALFIEGRSQETLVEWAAQRGRRQPLTFELQTEANRFLQGFAQEMPDRGFVVSFTDVTSERQASLALQQINELLEHRVEERTLELEEALDEAERANTSKSRFVAAASHDLMQPLSAAKLFLSSLTEAAGPGRPGELADKATQALGNVEDIITALLDISKLDLGRASFDVQSVPLKAIFEPLRHQLEPTARAKGIGLRIIDTNLTVRSDPAFLRRIVQNLVSNAVNYTDTGKVILGVRRNGSAARIEVWDSGRGIAPEDQALVFQEFKRLETRGDGLGLGLAIVERACKGLGHPLSLWSEKGVGSCFSLNVPVAESTTVPSVKAPAAHPDLRDKGPLVLLVENDTALARALTQMIEGWGAHVLHAHNAPEALELLAEVQLKPDAMLLDEQLGHGMTGTELYSLLRGRFGSIPARILSADRSRRLREACAALGLELLGKPVDRDRIGAFLVGV, from the coding sequence ATGATGCTTATCAACCCTGAAGACAGTCTCGAGCGGCAGAACGAGAAACTCCTCCAGATCGTCCAATCGCTGATGCGTCGTGTGGAGCAGAAGAGTGAAGAGAGCGGCGTCGCCTACGCGCAGTTTGAGAGGGCCGCTCTGCTGGAGGGGCAGGTGCGTGATCGCACCATGCAGCTCGAGCGCGCCCTTGATCTCTTGCAGGACTCCAACGCCCGGTTGGCCCGCGCCAACAGCTCGGCCGAGGCCGCTCGCTCCAACCTCGCCGATGCCATCGAGACCGTTGCCGAGGGCTTCGCGCTCTTCGATGCCTCCGAAAGCCTCGTGCTCGCCAACAGCCGCTTCTGCAAGGCGCTGACGGATATCAAGCCCCGCCTTGTCGAGGGGCTGGCCTTTGCCGATTACGTGCAACTGGTGGCCAACAGCCGCGACCTTTCACTGCCCGAAGGCGAGTCGCCGAAGGATTGGGCGGCGCGGCGGATGCGCCGCCACGGCGATGCCCATTCCGTTTTCAACGTTTCCCTCAACCGTGATCGCTGGCTTCAGGTCTCCGAGCACCGCACGGCTTCTGGCGGTACGGTGATACTGCAGACCGATGTCACCTCGATCTTCCGGGCCGAGCGGCGCGAGCGCGAAAAGCTGCAACACGGCCACGTGCAGATGCTTCAGGCGACGCTGGATCACCTCACCCAAGGGGTCGCGATTTTCGACGCGCAGGCGCGGCTGGCCGGGTGGAACGACCGTCTGGGCGAGTTGTTCGACATCACCCTGCCTGAACGCACCCTGGGGTCGTCTTTTGCAGAGCTGGCTCGACAAATTGCCGAAACTGCCCTGTTCATCGAGGGCCGCAGCCAAGAAACGCTGGTTGAATGGGCCGCGCAACGCGGCCGCCGGCAGCCGTTGACCTTCGAGCTGCAAACCGAAGCCAACCGCTTCTTGCAGGGGTTCGCGCAGGAAATGCCGGATCGCGGTTTCGTTGTGTCCTTCACCGATGTCACCTCCGAGCGGCAGGCCTCGCTGGCCTTGCAGCAGATAAATGAACTGCTCGAGCACCGGGTCGAAGAGCGTACGCTGGAGTTGGAAGAAGCACTTGACGAGGCCGAGCGGGCCAACACCTCCAAGTCCCGGTTCGTTGCCGCCGCCAGCCATGACCTGATGCAGCCACTCTCTGCCGCCAAGCTCTTCCTGTCGTCCCTGACCGAGGCCGCTGGCCCGGGCCGTCCGGGCGAGCTGGCTGACAAAGCAACTCAGGCGCTGGGCAATGTTGAAGACATCATCACCGCCCTGCTCGATATCTCGAAACTCGATCTGGGTCGTGCCAGCTTTGATGTGCAATCGGTCCCGCTCAAGGCCATCTTCGAGCCCCTGCGACACCAGCTCGAGCCCACGGCCCGCGCCAAGGGCATTGGCCTGCGGATCATCGACACCAATCTCACCGTGCGGAGCGACCCGGCCTTCCTGCGGCGGATCGTGCAAAACCTCGTCTCGAACGCGGTAAACTACACCGACACCGGGAAGGTCATCCTTGGCGTGAGGCGCAACGGCAGCGCAGCTCGCATCGAAGTGTGGGACAGCGGTCGTGGCATTGCGCCCGAGGATCAGGCTCTCGTCTTTCAGGAGTTCAAACGCCTTGAAACGCGCGGGGACGGGCTGGGGCTTGGGCTCGCCATCGTGGAACGGGCCTGCAAGGGGCTCGGCCACCCGCTGTCGCTTTGGTCCGAAAAGGGCGTAGGCAGTTGCTTTTCCCTCAACGTGCCGGTGGCCGAAAGCACCACTGTGCCCTCGGTTAAGGCACCCGCCGCGCATCCTGACCTGCGCGACAAGGGCCCGTTGGTCCTGCTCGTCGAGAACGACACCGCCCTTGCCCGCGCTCTGACCCAGATGATCGAGGGATGGGGCGCGCATGTGCTCCACGCCCATAACGCCCCCGAAGCGCTCGAGCTTTTGGCCGAGGTTCAGCTCAAGCCGGATGCCATGCTGCTCGACGAACAGTTGGGCCACGGCATGACTGGTACAGAACTCTACAGCCTGCTCAGGGGCCGGTTCGGCAGCATCCCGGCCCGTATCCTCTCGGCGGACCGCTCTCGGCGCCTCCGCGAGGCCTGCGCCGCACTCGGGCTGGAGCTGCTCGGCAAGCCGGTGGACCGCGACCGGATCGGGGCATTCCTCGTGGGTGTGTGA
- a CDS encoding MBL fold metallo-hydrolase, translating into MSDYPIDITVTPEVKAFFDEATNTISYVVKDPDSSHCAVIDSVMDIDYAAGRITYDNADEIIAYVLDNGLTVDWLIETHVHADHLSAAPYIQQKLGGKIGIGEQITTVQDTFGKVFNEGTEFQRDGSQFDALFVDGDTYRIGNLEAVALYTPGHTPACMTHVIGNAAFVGDTLFMPDGGSARADFPGGDAGVLYDSIMKVLSLPEEMRLFMCHDYAPGGREIQWETTVAEEKANNIHVGTGKSKEDFIKFRTERDATLDMPKLIIPSLQVNMRAGEIPTDKDGKPMLKVPLNGL; encoded by the coding sequence ATGAGCGACTACCCGATCGACATCACCGTTACCCCCGAAGTGAAAGCCTTCTTCGACGAGGCGACAAACACCATCTCCTACGTGGTCAAAGACCCGGACAGCAGCCATTGCGCCGTGATCGACAGCGTGATGGATATCGACTACGCCGCAGGCCGCATCACCTATGACAACGCCGATGAGATCATCGCCTATGTGCTGGACAACGGCCTCACCGTCGACTGGCTGATCGAAACTCACGTGCATGCCGATCACCTCTCAGCAGCGCCCTACATCCAGCAAAAGCTGGGCGGCAAGATCGGGATCGGCGAGCAGATCACCACCGTGCAGGACACCTTCGGCAAGGTCTTCAACGAGGGCACCGAGTTTCAGCGCGATGGCTCGCAGTTCGATGCGCTCTTCGTGGATGGCGACACCTACAGGATCGGCAATCTCGAGGCCGTCGCGCTCTATACGCCCGGCCACACGCCTGCCTGCATGACCCATGTCATCGGCAACGCGGCCTTTGTCGGCGATACGCTCTTCATGCCCGATGGCGGCTCGGCCCGGGCCGACTTTCCCGGCGGCGATGCGGGCGTGCTCTACGACAGCATCATGAAGGTTCTGTCGCTGCCCGAGGAGATGCGCCTCTTCATGTGCCACGACTACGCCCCGGGCGGCCGCGAAATTCAGTGGGAGACGACCGTGGCCGAGGAAAAGGCCAACAACATCCACGTCGGTACGGGCAAGTCGAAGGAAGACTTCATCAAGTTCCGCACCGAACGGGATGCCACGCTCGACATGCCCAAGCTCATCATCCCTTCGCTGCAAGTGAACATGCGCGCGGGTGAGATCCCGACCGATAAGGACGGCAAGCCGATGCTCAAAGTCCCTCTGAACGGGCTCTGA
- a CDS encoding YeeE/YedE family protein: METEFTPYASLGGGLLIGLAAVMLMATLGRIFGATGILAGFIQPDSSSEFSWRAALLAGMVSGPALYLAITGNWPAIEVPVSTPMLALGGLIVGAGVTYGAGCTSGHGVCGMARLSPRSIVATLSFMAGTAATVYVIRHVIGG, from the coding sequence ATGGAAACTGAGTTCACACCCTATGCATCTCTCGGCGGCGGCCTTCTGATCGGCCTCGCCGCTGTGATGCTCATGGCCACCCTTGGCCGCATCTTCGGTGCGACCGGCATCCTCGCAGGGTTCATCCAGCCCGACAGCTCCTCCGAGTTCTCGTGGCGCGCCGCCCTGCTCGCCGGCATGGTCTCCGGCCCCGCGCTCTACCTCGCGATCACCGGCAACTGGCCCGCGATTGAGGTGCCTGTCTCAACCCCCATGCTGGCGCTGGGCGGTTTGATCGTGGGGGCCGGTGTCACCTACGGCGCGGGCTGCACCTCCGGCCACGGCGTCTGCGGCATGGCCCGCCTCTCCCCGCGCTCCATCGTGGCCACGCTCTCCTTCATGGCGGGCACGGCAGCGACCGTTTACGTCATCCGCCACGTGATCGGAGGCTGA
- a CDS encoding YeeE/YedE family protein, translating into MKKHFLIYLIGLTFGLGISISGMANPAKVINFFDFAGTWDPSLAFVMGGAVTVAFIGYRQVFRRAAPIWGKGFSLPSTRQIDARLIGGSLVFGIGWGIAGFCPGGALPALGAGRSEVFIFVVALVAGILLAKALQKASARKKPKAAQA; encoded by the coding sequence ATGAAAAAGCACTTCCTCATCTACCTGATCGGCCTCACATTCGGCCTCGGCATCTCGATCTCCGGCATGGCCAACCCGGCGAAAGTCATCAACTTCTTCGACTTCGCGGGCACGTGGGATCCTTCGCTCGCCTTCGTGATGGGCGGTGCCGTGACTGTGGCATTCATCGGCTACCGGCAGGTCTTCCGCCGCGCAGCGCCAATCTGGGGTAAGGGCTTTAGCCTTCCCAGCACCCGCCAGATCGACGCGCGCCTCATCGGCGGCAGCCTCGTCTTTGGCATCGGTTGGGGCATCGCGGGCTTCTGCCCGGGTGGCGCCCTTCCCGCGCTCGGCGCGGGCCGCAGCGAGGTCTTCATCTTCGTCGTGGCGCTGGTCGCAGGCATCCTGCTGGCCAAGGCGTTGCAAAAAGCTTCAGCGCGAAAGAAACCCAAGGCGGCACAGGCCTGA
- a CDS encoding gamma-glutamylcyclotransferase: protein MIPDNDLPSPLWVFGYGSLLWNPGFEVAEERLARLDGYHRAFCMSSIHHRGTEENPGLVLALDAEKDASCQGVALRVMPGQEPEVLAALRERELISSAYFEAVVTLHAEAHAPFQALAYVIDREHVQYCGGLTLERQAEIIAHAHGGRGPNTEYLFNTADHLAELGIADPDLAWLAARLRNEA from the coding sequence ATGATCCCCGACAATGACTTGCCCAGCCCGCTCTGGGTCTTTGGCTATGGCAGCCTGCTGTGGAACCCCGGTTTCGAGGTCGCCGAAGAGCGGCTGGCCCGGCTCGACGGCTACCACCGGGCCTTCTGCATGTCGTCCATCCACCACCGCGGCACGGAGGAGAACCCGGGGCTGGTTTTGGCGCTGGACGCAGAAAAAGATGCGTCGTGCCAAGGGGTTGCCCTGCGGGTCATGCCCGGGCAGGAGCCGGAGGTGCTGGCCGCGCTGCGCGAGCGAGAGTTGATCTCTTCGGCCTATTTCGAGGCGGTCGTTACTTTGCACGCTGAAGCGCACGCCCCGTTTCAGGCGCTGGCCTACGTGATCGACCGCGAGCACGTGCAGTATTGCGGCGGCCTCACGCTGGAGCGGCAGGCCGAGATCATCGCCCATGCCCACGGCGGGCGCGGGCCGAACACCGAGTACCTCTTCAACACCGCCGATCACCTCGCCGAACTCGGCATCGCCGACCCCGATCTGGCCTGGCTCGCTGCCCGCTTGCGCAACGAGGCGTGA
- a CDS encoding DUF2125 domain-containing protein, with product MLRRMIVVVLVAALAWGGYWALGAWGLEKAVTLWLEDRRADGWQAEAERVVVRGFPNRFDLELDEVRLADPRTGWAWSAPFFQSLALSYKPYHVIAVWPDRQSLQTPYERLEIRSDRLRGSLMLTPTSLALKRSSFELDGIELVSDAGWTSRLTKGRLATRTLPEDFPDPALHQISFSAEAWQVPSKLLAELNSADLVPDTLDSVTADVTIRFSAPWDRRAIEQARPQPRHVEIKLAEAKWGRMELKLAGSFEVNEAGVPEGSVLVKATNWREILAVGIASGVVPADFETPITAALEIASQLAGSPKTLDIPLNFKNGQTRIGPAPISPAPVILLR from the coding sequence ATGCTGCGCCGGATGATCGTTGTGGTCTTGGTCGCCGCTCTTGCATGGGGCGGATACTGGGCCTTGGGCGCCTGGGGGCTGGAGAAGGCAGTGACCCTCTGGCTGGAGGACCGCCGGGCCGATGGCTGGCAGGCGGAGGCCGAGCGGGTCGTGGTGCGGGGCTTTCCCAACCGGTTCGACCTTGAGCTGGACGAGGTGCGACTCGCCGATCCGCGCACGGGATGGGCATGGTCGGCACCGTTCTTTCAGAGCCTTGCCCTCAGCTACAAGCCTTACCACGTGATCGCCGTCTGGCCGGACCGGCAGAGCCTGCAAACGCCTTACGAGCGACTTGAGATCAGGTCCGACCGGCTGCGGGGCAGCCTGATGCTGACGCCCACCTCGCTGGCACTGAAAAGGTCGAGCTTTGAGCTGGACGGGATCGAGCTGGTCTCGGATGCGGGCTGGACGAGCCGGCTCACCAAGGGGCGGCTGGCCACACGGACCCTGCCGGAAGATTTTCCGGACCCTGCGCTGCATCAGATCAGCTTCTCCGCAGAGGCCTGGCAGGTGCCGTCGAAGCTGCTGGCGGAGTTGAACTCCGCGGATCTTGTTCCCGACACGCTGGACTCGGTGACAGCCGACGTAACGATCCGCTTTTCGGCCCCTTGGGACCGGCGCGCGATAGAGCAGGCCCGCCCCCAGCCCCGGCACGTGGAGATCAAGCTGGCCGAAGCGAAGTGGGGGCGGATGGAACTGAAGCTGGCTGGCAGCTTTGAAGTGAACGAGGCGGGCGTGCCGGAAGGGTCGGTGCTGGTAAAGGCGACGAACTGGCGCGAAATTCTCGCCGTGGGCATTGCCTCGGGTGTCGTCCCGGCGGACTTCGAAACGCCGATCACCGCAGCGCTTGAGATTGCCAGCCAGCTGGCGGGCAGCCCGAAAACGCTGGATATACCGCTCAACTTCAAGAATGGCCAAACCCGGATCGGCCCTGCGCCGATTAGCCCGGCTCCGGTGATTCTGTTGAGGTGA
- a CDS encoding CoxG family protein: MELSDSRVIKATPQTVWNGLLDADVLKACVPGCTEMSGSPEEGFEATVVQKVGPVKATFKGAVTLSEMNEPNSLTISGEGKGGAAGFAKGGADVELKEVPEGTELTYKVEAKVGGKLAQLGSRIIDGFAKKMADQFFENFQTAIEGPPEGEADPAEDAPTEKKGWLKRLTGS, translated from the coding sequence ATGGAACTCAGCGACAGCCGCGTGATCAAGGCGACCCCGCAGACCGTATGGAACGGCCTGCTCGATGCAGACGTGCTCAAGGCCTGTGTGCCGGGCTGCACGGAAATGTCCGGCTCGCCGGAAGAGGGCTTCGAGGCGACCGTGGTGCAGAAGGTCGGGCCGGTGAAGGCCACCTTCAAGGGGGCTGTGACCCTCTCCGAGATGAATGAGCCGAACAGCCTTACCATCTCCGGTGAAGGCAAGGGCGGCGCCGCGGGCTTTGCCAAGGGTGGTGCCGATGTCGAGCTCAAGGAAGTGCCCGAGGGCACCGAGCTGACCTACAAGGTCGAGGCCAAGGTGGGCGGCAAGCTGGCACAGCTGGGCAGCCGCATCATCGACGGTTTCGCAAAAAAGATGGCAGACCAGTTCTTCGAGAACTTCCAGACCGCCATCGAGGGCCCGCCCGAAGGTGAGGCCGACCCGGCGGAAGATGCGCCGACAGAAAAGAAAGGGTGGCTCAAGCGCCTGACCGGCAGCTGA
- a CDS encoding response regulator transcription factor — protein MDRIERDIPKGALTGWALVVDDHPLFCDALELTLTSVASFKEVRTCDRLEAAIDMLDGDLPDLVVLDLNLPDVSGLDGLIRLKATARGVPVIVVSSMAENQVISAALKAGASGFVPKHSPRSTFRDALAAVSRGESYVPEGFVATEANGDSEASDAVERLSTLTAQQSRILQLICQGKLNKQIAFDLAIAETTVKAHVTAIMRKLGVQSRTQAVLVASQARFSSVLPSAPVSS, from the coding sequence ATGGACAGGATCGAACGTGATATACCCAAGGGCGCGCTGACCGGATGGGCGCTGGTGGTCGATGACCACCCGCTGTTCTGCGACGCGCTGGAGCTGACCCTCACGAGCGTGGCCTCTTTCAAAGAGGTCCGCACCTGCGACCGGCTTGAGGCAGCCATCGACATGCTCGATGGCGATCTGCCCGATCTCGTGGTGCTCGACCTGAATCTGCCCGATGTGTCCGGCCTAGACGGTTTGATCCGGCTCAAGGCCACCGCGCGCGGCGTGCCGGTGATCGTCGTCTCGTCGATGGCCGAGAATCAGGTGATCTCTGCCGCACTCAAGGCCGGGGCATCTGGCTTCGTTCCCAAGCACAGCCCGCGCAGCACCTTTCGCGATGCGCTTGCCGCCGTCTCGCGCGGCGAAAGCTACGTGCCGGAGGGCTTTGTGGCCACGGAGGCCAACGGCGACAGCGAGGCCAGCGATGCGGTCGAGCGCCTGTCGACCCTGACCGCCCAGCAGTCTCGAATTCTGCAGCTTATCTGTCAGGGCAAGCTCAACAAGCAAATCGCCTTCGACCTCGCAATCGCCGAAACCACCGTGAAGGCGCATGTGACCGCCATCATGCGCAAGCTCGGGGTCCAGAGCCGCACGCAGGCGGTTCTCGTTGCAAGCCAAGCGCGATTTTCCTCCGTATTGCCAAGCGCGCCGGTCTCCTCCTAA
- a CDS encoding (2Fe-2S)-binding protein, translating to MATVTMTVNGKSRTGEAEGRTLLVSFLREELNLTGTHVGCDTSQCGACVVHVNGEAVKACTMFAQEADGAEVSTIEGQANADGSLNTIQQAFQDHHGLQCGFCTPGMVMSAAALLKENPKPTEQEVRNYLQGNICRCTGYHNIVKAIMAASGQDVSAIAAE from the coding sequence ATGGCAACGGTAACAATGACGGTCAACGGGAAGTCCCGGACCGGCGAAGCGGAGGGGCGCACCCTCCTTGTTTCGTTCTTGCGAGAAGAGCTGAACCTCACCGGCACCCACGTGGGCTGCGACACCAGCCAGTGCGGCGCCTGCGTGGTGCATGTGAACGGCGAGGCCGTGAAGGCCTGCACCATGTTCGCTCAGGAAGCCGACGGCGCCGAGGTGAGCACTATCGAAGGCCAGGCCAACGCCGACGGCTCGCTCAACACGATCCAGCAGGCGTTTCAGGATCACCACGGCCTTCAGTGCGGCTTTTGCACCCCCGGCATGGTGATGTCGGCGGCGGCGCTCCTGAAGGAGAACCCCAAGCCGACCGAGCAGGAAGTTCGCAATTACCTGCAGGGCAACATCTGCCGCTGCACCGGCTACCACAACATCGTCAAGGCGATCATGGCAGCCAGTGGGCAGGACGTGAGCGCGATCGCCGCCGAGTGA
- a CDS encoding TIGR01244 family sulfur transferase — MTTPVQLDGNYFVAPQITPDEIGGLAAAGFRVIINNRPDGEVPGQPSSAEIRAEAQRHGLAYHHIPLSGREVPEADTDALEAALASAPGTTLAFCRSGMRSAMIWAARECRLRPAADVARQAAAAGYDLSAFLGTTGA, encoded by the coding sequence ATGACCACGCCTGTCCAGCTCGATGGCAACTACTTCGTCGCCCCCCAGATCACGCCGGATGAAATCGGTGGTCTTGCTGCCGCGGGCTTCCGGGTGATCATCAACAACCGGCCCGACGGCGAGGTGCCGGGCCAGCCGAGCAGTGCCGAGATCAGGGCCGAGGCGCAGCGCCACGGCCTGGCCTATCACCACATCCCGCTCTCCGGGCGCGAGGTGCCCGAGGCTGACACCGACGCGCTGGAGGCGGCGCTTGCCTCCGCGCCGGGCACAACACTGGCCTTCTGCCGCTCCGGCATGCGGTCTGCGATGATCTGGGCCGCCCGCGAGTGCCGCTTGCGCCCGGCGGCGGATGTCGCCCGGCAAGCCGCCGCAGCGGGGTACGACCTTTCCGCCTTCCTTGGCACCACGGGAGCCTGA